Proteins encoded in a region of the Quercus lobata isolate SW786 chromosome 8, ValleyOak3.0 Primary Assembly, whole genome shotgun sequence genome:
- the LOC115955852 gene encoding micronuclear linker histone polyprotein, with the protein MGKSSSSSKKKRSKNSSQGRTRKGSKSRRVKKYNKSKKLRRRDDSLSSEEDDSKISVSVSCSSSEDDYKSRRARSRTRKDVKGSKKRAPRRSYSSESGEENKKRTRGRSRRRESSEESTRVRKKIGSKRKESSEVGRKTHKKKKPRREASVSSMSSGLCSCSMCQVRSTSSHEREFERHRGRSERREKEKKKVEKVRSGTKRIRYRSRSCSSCSQSIESYKYPNEEKKTGENNSKRLRSVITVMEEENEDRVSNKDEYKEEIVYDNDDYPSCRSNDSNDGGYKRELDHQSNVAAAKKMRVDNEKGEEPVISNIRISELTESGKDIENQYNGCNPSSSGVGRNDGVKGKVAEVSGHANGDNMESILRQRALENLIKFRGGLQTNANTPASKKYKNDDDVKQPSTAEAELVQINLPKEDGAKIVGTNPPQEDDAKLKGATKEVREIRVPALRRDGAKIVGTKSPKEHDAKLQDATGGVREIRVPALRRLSNFPLRNDEKIPDGKDVGHKSGSAEQEYPCAPDQVAIAEKPHENVNSAVGPVIARPKLVTPLARQNSFKTHSTLKQTPTSGESHLANVSVAGKTLGKSAAEPAQTVRPSSNNSDEDIKKASGSAAPKSSSSGNSILAENSSNKPQGEATEGSQFEQKTMTVMRGGELVQVSYKVYIPKKASALARRQLKR; encoded by the exons ATGGGaaaatcctcttcttcttccaagAAAAAACGCTCCAAGAATTCCTCTCAG GGTCGAACAAGGAAGGGAAGTAAGAGTAGGAGggttaagaaatataataaatccAAGAAGCTTCGCCGCCGTGACGATTCTCTTTCGTCGGAAGAAGATGATTCGAAGATTTCTGTATCAGTTTCATGTTCTAGTTCTGAGGATGATTATAAAAGTAGAAGGGCTCGTTCTCGTACTCGGAAAGATGTGAAAGGTAGCAAGAAGAGGGCTCCAAGGCGCTCTTATAGCTCTGAAAGTGGTGAGGAGAATAAGAAAAGGACTCGAGGGCGTTCTCGTAGGCGTGAGAGTAGCGAGGAGTCTACTCGTGTGAGGAAGAAAATTGGGTCAAAGAGAAAGGAGAGCTCTGAGGTTGGGAGGAAGACccacaagaagaagaagcctaGGAGAGAAGCTAGTGTAAGTTCCATGAGTAGTGGGTTGTGCAGCTGCTCAATGTGTCAGGTCAGGAGTACTAGCAGTCatgagagagagtttgagagacaTAGAGGCCGGtctgaaagaagagagaaagagaaaaagaaagtggaGAAGGTTAGAAGTGGAACTAAAAGGATTAGATATAGATCAAGGAGTTGTTCTTCATGCAGTCAGAGTATTGAAAGTTACAAATACCCAAATGAGGAGAAAAAGACAGGTGAGAACAATTCGAAGCGTTTGAGATCAGTTATTACAGTAATGGAAGAGGAAAATGAAGACAGGGTGTCAAATAAGGATGAGTATAAAGAGGAGATTGTATATGACAATGATGATTACCCTTCGTGCAGAAGCAATGATAGTAATGATGGGGGATATAAGAGGGAGCTAGATCATCAGTCAAATGTTGCAGCTGCGAAGAAAATGAGGGTAGACAATGAGAAGGGAGAAGAACCTGTAATTTCTAACATCAGAATCTCTGAACTTACAGAAAGTGGCAAGGACATTGAGAATCAATACAATGGATGTAATCCTAGCAGCAGTGGGGTTGGGAGAAATGATGGTGTAAAAGGAAAAGTGGCCGAGGTTTCTGGTCATGCGAATGGTGACAATATGGAATCAATTTTAAGGCAAAGGGCTTTggaaaatttaataaagtttcGAGGAGGGCTCCAAACAAATGCAAATACTCCTGCCagtaagaaatataaaaatgatgatgatgtgaAGCAACCATCCACTGCAGAAGCTGAATTGGTTCAAATTAATCTCCCTAAGGAGGATGGTGCTAAAATTGTCGGTACAAATCCCCCCCAGGAGGATGATGCTAAATTGAAAGGTGCAACCAAAGAAGTAAGAGAGATCAGAGTGCCTGCACTGAGGAGAGATGGTGCTAAAATTGTTGGTACAAAGTCCCCCAAGGAGCATGATGCTAAATTGCAAGATGCAACTGGAGGAGTAAGAGAGATCAGAGTGCCTGCACTGAGGAGACTTTCCAACTTTCCTTTACGAAATGACGAAAAGATTCCAGATGGGAAGGATGTGGGCCACAAATCTGGGTCTGCTGAGCAGGAATATCCTTGTGCACCTGATCAGGTGGCTATTGCTGAGAAGCCCCATGAAAATGTCAATTCAGCTGTTGGTCCTGTAATTGCCAGACCAAAGTTGGTTACACCATTAGCAAGGCAAAATTCATTTAAAACTCACTCCACTCTGAAGCAAACACCCACTTCAGGGGAATCTCATCTGGCAAATGTGTCAGTTGCTGGGAAGACTTTAGGTAAGAGTGCCGCTGAACCTGCTCAAACTGTGAGGCCAAGTAGCAATAATAGCGATGAAGACATTAAAAAAGCAAGTGGTTCTGCTGCTCCCAAGTCATCTTCTAGTGGTAATTCCATATTAGCTGAGAATAGTTCAAATAAACCACAAGGAGAGGCTACAGAGGGCTCACAGTTTGAGCAGAAGACAATGACTGTGATGCGGGGTGGTGAATTGGTGCAG GTGAGCTACAAGGTTTACATCCCTAAGAAAGCCTCTGCTTTGGCTAGAAGGCAACTAAAGCGCTGA
- the LOC115957963 gene encoding uncharacterized protein LOC115957963, whose amino-acid sequence MSHLPFPFSEKMSATLTHFFKHLSHTLLRRRSRLLHPPYSPLTLLLTRSYKAKDPSPWTPSSNTAKPSSSSSSSSCCIPTKAEESFTYPSYLSVHICCRKDVADMLSEALLCFGASSTTIDEEDTFKNSDEIFIDSIFTEGEDVNVCISHAANSIGLKEIPHYEVKMGEQYDWIKKTQESFHPVEVIEGIWVVPQWRIPPDVQATNIILNPGLAFGTGEHPTTKMCLLLLHRLIKGGELVFDYGTGSGVLAIAALKFGAALSVGIDVDPQAITSARQNAALNNIGPEKMQLHLVPGKTRPSSMDERICGIVEEQESNGMGIISETGKYDVVIANILLNPLLDLADDIVSYAKPGAVIGLSGILSDQLSYIIEQYSPFLEGISVSEIDGWACVSGIKKRNLADSRGNFQLAEA is encoded by the exons atgtcccACCTTCCATTTCCATTTTCAGAAAAAATGTCAGCCACTCTGACCCATTTCTTCAAACACCTTTCCCACACACTCTTACGTAGGCGCAGTCGTCTCCTCCACCCACCTTACTCCCCCCTTACTCTCTTACTCACAAGAAGCTACAAGGCCAAGGACCCATCACCATGGACCCCATCTTCGAACACTGCAAagccttcatcttcttcttcttcttcttcttgttgtatTCCCACGAAAGCGGAGGAGTCTTTCACTTACCCTTCGTACCTCTCCGTTCACATTTGCTGTCGAAAAGACGTGGCT GATATGCTTTCAGAGGCTCTTTTATGCTTTGGTGCAAGTTCTACAACCATAGATGAAGAAGACACCTTTAAGAATTCTGATGAG ATTTTTATCGATTCTATATTTACTGAAGGTGAAGATGTAAATGTGTGCATTTCACATGCTGCAAATTCTATAGGCTTGAAAGAGATTCCTCATTATGAGGTTAAAATGGGTGAGCAATATGACTGGATAAAGAAAACTCAG GAATCGTTTCATCCTGTTGAAGTTATTGAAGGAATTTGGGTCGTGCCTCAGTGGAGAATTCCCCCT GATGTTCAAGCAACAAATATAATTCTGAATCCTGGATTAGCATTCGGAACTGGGGAGCACCCTACTACTAAGATGTGTCTATTGCTGCTACACAGGTTAATAAAGGGGGGAGAACTTGTCTTCGACTATGGCACAGGATCTGGAGTTCTTGCAATTGCAGCTCTTAAG TTTGGTGCAGCCTTATCAGTTGGGATTGATGTAGATCCCCAAGCAATTACTTCTGCACGCCAGAATGCTGCTCTGAACAACATCGGACCTGAGAAAATGCAACTGCACCTGGTTCCTGGCAAAACCCGTCCTTCCTCTATGGATGAAAGGATATGTGGAATTGTGGAAGAACAGGAGTCAAATGGAATGGGGATCATCTCTGAAACAGGGAAGTATGATGTGGTTATTGCTAATATTCTTCTAAATCCTCTATTAGATTTGGCAGATGATATTGTGTCTTACGCCAAGCCTGGAGCAGTCATCGGTCTCTCTGGCATTCTATCTGACCAG CTTTCATATATTATAGAGCAATATTCACCATTCTTGGAGGGCATATCAGTGTCAGAAATAGATGGTTGGGCATGTGTGAGTGGCattaagaaaagaaatcttGCTGACAGCCGAGGGAACTTTCAGCTTGCAGAAGCATAA